The Equus przewalskii isolate Varuska chromosome 22, EquPr2, whole genome shotgun sequence DNA segment GAAGCTGTGAGGTGGAAGAAAAAGTGTGGGAaatgaaggaacagaaaaaaattcttgatgacttgaaaacaatgaatgagaggCCTTGATCTCTGAAACCACACTAAAGATGATAAGTTTGCTTGCCTTCTTTAGAGAAGACTACATGGATGATGGCAACCTGAAAttagacaaagattttttttttttgggcttgaggaagattgttgctgagctaacatttgtgccagtcttcctctattttgtatgttggacgccgccatagcatggcttgatgagtggtgttcaggtctgtgcccaggacctgaacccaagaaccctgggcggctgaggcagagcgcatgaacttaaccactatgccacctagCTGGCCCCAGACGAAGAGCCAAGCAGAAAATTGAGAACCCCTAAACTGTCAGTCAGAAGTTAATTTGAGGAAATACACTGATGTTAAATGTTTCCTCAAAAAGGCTTGAAGGAGACAAAGACGActatttaaaatgtgaagaaaactaAATCAACAAATCACTTAGAGTTCAAACGAATGGTCTCCAAATTGAACTAGCATCTTTGCAGTTTGAAAATTCAGTTTGAAAGCAAGATTCAAAAACTTCAGCTAAAACTTCAAATACTGCCTGGACTACATCAAGAACATGTAATGCAAATTTGCAAAAAATCGAGGAGAGAATTTATTGCTTAGAAATCTAGAAAAAACTTCCCGAAGTGTATGAAAACATTAGCCATAGACATCAGAAGTATGGCTCCTACAGGAAGATGGCctggagaaagagctggaaagaaGCACTTTCTTTTATCAGAGCTGGATTGTCTCCCATGAGAAAAAAGCTCAAGAAAGTTGGTTGGCAGCTTGGCTGAGAGAAAGTTCACTGAgctaagaaaataatcacatgGACAAAACTGGCTGAAGAAGTTTAAATTCCAGCTTTTCCCAAATGGTCCCCACATGCAGCCTTGGGCAAAGGCCGAAGAGGATCAGCAGACTCCCTGAATCATCAGGTCcccaaggaaggaggagggataAGCTGTGAAGGTTCTGGTGCTGGTCACCTGCAGGTTTGATTCAGGTTTGCAGTAGCCAATTCCTAAACATCCACAtcaatttctttccaatttaactgtttttccttAATTGATGCTACCTTTGCTCAGATTGAAGTTTAATAGAATTAAATTCCTAAGATGATGTTTTGTGAATCTAGATGGTTTTAATGAAATTCTTATGGATATTAGACCACTTCATTAGACCATCTAGGATTAGATCCATATTAAGTATTGAATTTAGATTGAACTAAATGATCCACTATTAGAATTAAGCTGTAACTGAATTTTGTATGATCAGGGACAGACATTTAAATCAATAAACACCATTTGTACATGCTATGAACTGTTAGAAGTCTGTGAAACTTAATATTTATCTCAATAAATTCTAgtttaaaaacaacataaaacaagAACCCCCACCCCAAAGAAAACTGAACACTACCCCCAACCAAGcctattagtatttttattagtttaGCACTAAATTCAGATTTAGGGGAACTTTATCCATCATATTCTTTCCtgtttaaacatttctaaattttatgcattcaaaataaaagctttccctggggaaaaaaagcctttaTCCTTCTCaatctaaatttctctttttgtcaCCTCTCTGTTGCTACCATTACTGCCAGATAGCAGGTCTTCATACCACCTTCCTGACCCTCCTAGTAACTTCCTAATTGGCCTCCCTGTCTCTAGTAGGGTGAATGACAGTAGCTACTACTTATTAAACATCTACTATATGGCAGGCATTGGGCCGTGTGTTTTACATAAatcatctcatctaatcctcacagcaatcctgcaAGGTCATTTAATGATCTTACACGTGAACATTACTACCTTTGCTTCAAAACCTTCAGTAGCTCCCCAATtactttcagaatatttttcagtCCTCTATCACCCAACCTAAACTAtttttttataaatctttttttattatgctttttttcttctccccaatgccccggtacatagttgtatatcctagttgtaagtccttctggttcttctatgtgggatgccaccacagcatggcccccaggatccaatccagtgaaccctgggccgttgaagcggagcacacgaacttaaccactacaccactgggcaggccccccaAACTACTTTTTAATCATTCCTCATTGGTCCTCTTAACCCATAACATTCCACTCAAACTCCATTGCTCTGTTCCCTATACGttcctgtgcttttctttcttttgacttgagatataattgacatataacattgtatttgtttcaggtgtacaacatgatttgatatatgtatatattgcaaagtgatcaccacacTAAGATTAGTTAAAATCCATCATCACACGGTTACACTTTTTTTCTCTCGTGATAAGAAtttttcaagatctactctcttaacaattttcaaatatacaatacagtactgtCAACTTCCTTGTGCCTGTCTAAGACTGAGTCTTTGCAGGCCCAGTTCTAAACATACTTTCCAGTCCCAGCACAAATGCCGCCTCTTATATGAAACCTCCTCTGGCATTTCCCTGCTAAATGCTTAGAGTTCTTTATTCCTCTGacatttacttttaacctatcattatattcttttattgttttttgtgttGAGGACAGGGATGAGATCTCACTCATATATGATGTTCCTAAAACATCTTCTCATTACAtggttctcaataaatgtatgGAATGAATTTACACCTCTTTGAATTCGTGTTGATAATTATGTTTTGAATTTACGTTGATAATTACTTTAAGAATTATATTGAAGATTACATACATAAAAACACATACTTTTGATTCGGTAGCACttcatatattactttttaaCTATAGAAGTTCCTCACAGATTTTTGTCTCCAAGCTAAACTATAAGAACCTGAACTATGCCATGCTTTCAGCTTTTTTATTAAACAAGAAAGCATCAAGCACCATGGTGTGCatagtaaatgcttgttgaataaatgagtaaaaataatgCGGCAGACAACAGCATTATAGCGACAAGGTGGCTTTGGGCTCAGGTGATGGCAAAACAACTTCTAAAATGATTTAAGGTAAACTGTGTATAATCTCTATCTTATAGTACAGTATAATTTTGGATAACTAAACTCTCCATCAAATTTCTTAGATGACTTTCAAAACTTGACACCTTCTCAAGGTTTTAACATTAAAGATTTCTAAATTCACTAAGTCAATGGTATACTGGATCAAGTAAACATTTTTACTATCTTAGTGTACATATTATAGCCATCACTGCCTTAATCATAAAACTACTGAGGTCAATTATTAAATTCATCAATAAAATTGGAGGCTTGGAATGGAAGCAGAAATCTAAATAACcatttagtattttatatatatttatatatattatatatataatatgtataattttttttttactaatcacaaaggaaaatcgattttttttcaggaaaaatcataggaaatgggaagaaagagaagagttaaCACATCAGAGGGAGGTATGATATTTCAGCATGTTTTAACTTAGCATTTAAAATGATACTGAATACAGACATCCAAATGGCTTAATTCTATACTAAGTGTGGAAACATACCCTTCTAGTACCATGAAGACTTTCAGGTAGTGTTTTGGTGACTCTTCTTCCTTCACATGATGCCTTTATAGACAACTTTTAAAGAATACTTAATGATAACACTGAACACAAAGAACCAAGGAATTTGACTTTTACTCTTCGGCCAAGATCCCAGAAATCCACATGACCTACCAAACTggaggcaaaggaaaaagaatttggcTTTTTGATTATATAAATCCATTAATGTAGCCAAATTTCTACTAAAAAGTGGGcctattagttttaaaaaagtaaccTAGATCTAAAATAATATAAGAATCTACCTAGAtttctcactcatttattcaacaaatacatattaaatgtctactgtgtgccagttgCTGGGGTGACCATGATGAAGACAACTGACAAGAGTCTCTTTTTAAGAAGAATGACAGGCATTAAGTAATtgtatacaaataattttattacagTTGTGAAGAAGTGCTATGTCCTTCTTAATCTATCAGTGACTTAATATGATGCTAGCTGAGGTACAGTAAGGAGAGGGAGTTATGTAACATGTAATGAGAACCTGTAACGGAACATCATGTCAAAGAGAACATCTGGGAAGAACTTGAGGTACCTCGAACTTTCTAAGAACTCAAAGAAAACGACAACACTGAGCAAGGGGGAAAGAAGGTTGAAATGAAGCTGGAGACGTAAGCTGAAACAGACTGACGAGCCTTTTAAGGAGCCGGGGGTGGGGAGCTTCACTCTAAACGGTGCACCAGATCACACAGAGCTTTGAAGGTCATATTAGGATTTTGGATTTAGGAGTTGGAAGAGAATTCGTGGTTAATAATTAGTTTAGGTCCTTCACTGGGATTAAAGCTGGGCCATAGGTAATTCAGTAAATTAGTTTCAGGAAGTGGCTTAAAGAATTCTTTTCAGACAAAAGATGAATAGTTtcaggttgttttgttttaaaagttgagtatgtaatacatttatttattgagcaccaccTATGTACAACGTAATGCACTCCAAACATCACCCACTTTCCCCTGAAATCTAAACTGACAGGGAAAGGGGGAGAGTGACTAGAGCACAGCATAGACATGATTGGTAAAGGTCCTGTCTTAGAGCATTAATGCAGGTTTTTGAGAGCCTTGAGCAACTTTCCAGGAATATCCTCACTGCCCTCTCCACTTTGATAACTAACAAATTTCAATGTAGTTTCAAAGGAAGTTTTTAGGCCTACTCGTCCCTACCATTTTCAACCCCAGACTATAACTCCATGTGATGAGGCTGAACATTATCACTATAAATAGAATGTGGATGAGTACACAATCAGTATCCCAAATAAGATAATGGATATAAAGATCCAATAAGTATAAaatctatcttttatttaaaatgaggcATATTCTGAAATACCACAAAGTCAAACCCTGAGAATAAGCTGATCCATAAAACTTGCTTTACAATGGAATTTAAGTAACTGCTCTGtaattgaaaaaaacaacaaaaaaaaccccagcaaagaGTACTTATAAATAATTGAAGGTGTCTACATTCACTTATTattctaaactaaaaaaaaattcatgtttttaaatatcattttggaAAATCAGTCACTATGAACCAACaccttaatataaaaataaaagtatcagaGAAACTAGGTAAAGGGTACACTGGACTCTTTGTACTATCactgcaacttcctgtgaatctaaaattatttaaaaagcttaaaagaaCATATCTGGGGTGTATTAGGGTGTATAAACAGAGACCAAATACATTGGCCTGAAAGAAGACTACTTATTTTGGTCAGTGTAGAATTTGGTGGtggattaagagaaaaaagttaaaataatgaaatctagaagaaaattttataacagaagtaatgtaaaattatgaaaaaaggaTTTAAAGCATCAGGTTCAAATACCAGCTCTACCACCCACTAGCCAGGTGACCTTGGACACATTATCACTTAACCTCTCAAGAGTACTGTGAAAATCAAATGGGATATGTGAAAGTAAAGTTTGCAAACTGTAAAACCTTGTACAAATGCTAGCTATTATTGACTCAAATTTCCCAGCCTTAATTCCTTTTTGTAAAGGACCGTCTTCATTTTACATCAAATACTCTTTTAATAGAACAAGAATGCACTTTAAAAATGGTATTCAAACAAAGAAATACAGCAACTCAGTTTATTACATGCAGATTCTTCTGCATTGTTGCTAACAGTTCACTGGTCCAAAATtactaaaatacttaaaaaactATACATTatgtaaacaaaacataaataagacaGCATAGTTCTTTGTACATATAGTTTGGTACAGGTTGTTAGGGATTTAGGAATATGTACAATTTTACACCATGGACTGCATTTTCacaatgcataaatatatatatattttttacagaaacaaaaataagatttcaCTAATGACACAGAATACCATATCATAGATACACGCTGCAAAAGTCCAAATTCAAGAAGAAATGTGGCAACGCAAGTGTGCAAAAGGCTAGCTTACTCCAAACTAATCAAACTTGACTTTGTTCAATTTATGTTATACAGACAGGTAAATCCTGACTgtctattttaaacaaacaacCTTTGAAGATATACTCACACCAACGAGTGAAACAGAACAGATTTTTCCCTCCCCAAGAAAACAAAGCCTTGTTTCAAGCTAATGAAAAGAtacattaaaacacacacacacgcgcgcaacTATGTATAGTATGTTTTCAACAGTataataaacacttaaaatttttatgggaGTTGAAAGAATGCCCCATTATTTAAAAACTGGCTCTTTTAGTCTAAATTCAAGATGCAGCTGTGTCAGGCTTCTCTAAGCCAGATGACTGAAAAGCAGGGAAGACAGAGGCAGGATTTCGACTGGCAGATACAACAATttgagagagagatgaagagagtgAAGAAACCTTAGATGCTGGAGTATTTATGGTATTCAGAATGGCTCCTTCTGGGCTAACCAATAATTTTTTGACTGATGTGTCCAAATGAAATACTGAAGTGCTAGTTGGCAGTGGAGGATTACTAGAGCAAATGGCAGAAACCAAAGATGTCTTAGCCAAAAGAGTAGCTGGAGGAGACTTAATTACTGAAGTTAATGACACTGTTGGTGTAGGAGGTGGAAAAGAAACTTTAGCAGTTGTGTTTATGATCTGTGGTGTTGTATGTACTGTGGGTAGACAACTTGCATTCCCAAGAGAGTTTACAATTTTTGTAGAGTTTCTTAGAGAATGTTTTACAGGTTGCCCACTTAAAGAATTATTTGATGCTAGTGTGACCTTCTGGGTAGGGTTATCTACTGGTGTAGGCTGAATGCTTTGGCCACTGTTAAGAACTAAGGGGAGTCCGTATTTTGGATTAGCAGATATAAGGAGAACATGGCTGCCAGCTCCAAGACCTTGTGGTGGAACAATAAACCGGGTTCCATTAATCATGATCTGAGTACCAGGTGCCAAAGGTGTACTGGTGTTGATGACTATTTTTTGCTGAATACAAGGTTCACTAAACTGACCCCCTACCACACTAGTCACATTTGATGGTGCTGTAGCAGTGTGAATGGCAGAGCCACTTGGAGCAGAAGTATAACTGGGGGTTGATTTTACTAAAGCAGGAGACATTTGCTGGTTTGGTAGAGAAGCAAAATtggaaatattaattattttacctGGGCTTGGTGAAAGGGACGGCAATTCAGTTTGAggtttatttgtatttatatttgttgGCACTGTAGTTGAAATCCCTGGTGACTGAAACTGGACAGAAGTCCGAGACTGTCTTTTAGAAACAGATACAGAACGTGTGGCTCCTGGTACTGTTGCCACTTGTGGAACTGTGTTGATTATTTTAGGGGATACAGTCACAGGTGTAGGCAAGGCAACAGTAACAGGGATTTGCAAAGCTGATGTTAAACATTTTGGAGACACTGTTGGTTGTGTAGTTGAAATCAGAACAGATGACGCAAGATGTCCTGTTTTCACAGTTGATATAGCCACAGTGTTTCCGAGATTTGATGTGCAAAGTCTATTTGACAAAATAGGCATAATTCTTGAAGAGGTATCATTTCCACTGACTAAAACAGGAGGTCGTGTCCCAACTGAAGCAGAGGTTGAGGTCACTGAAAGAGAACCCAAAGATACATTTGCTCCTGTTACTGAAAACATGTTTACTGCTCTCGCTGTAGAAACCACTGATTCATTAACAGGAGTAATATTTTGACTCACAATATTTGAGCTTACTGGAATTGAATTACCACTTGTTGACAATGGCAAAACATAGCCCTTGgtacttttttcttctccttttggggtTACATTTTGCAATATGTTAATTGATGGTATAGCTGGCACACTGCCTGAAGTATTTACAATTGCTTGACCTATGTTTAGCCCAATTTTCACATCTTTTATCTGAGACACAGTTGgtgatgaatttatttttattggtgcTCCCACTGTAGATGGAATCAGCACTATCTGAGGTTGCTCTGGAGTCTTAACATATGTTTTATtcaagggaggaggaagagtttGTTTTAATGGTTCTGCCACAATAGTTGGGGTTGAAGCGCCACTGGGAATTGGAGCATTAATAAAAACTAACTTCTGGGCAGAAACACCTGTAGATGTTGGTGCAGGTGTCACATTAATTGCAGTTCCACTGCCAGAAGAAAGAACAGACGGAGCTGACACTAGCATAAGTTTCTGAACTGGAGTCCCACTGATCACATCTCcatttgttgctgctgttgcttcTGATCTTGTAACAGGGTAACTTTTTGTGATATAATCAACTTGTTGCTGTTTAGTGGGAGTATGAATAATATTTGCATTGGTTTGTCCAAAATTTCCTGTTGATATGCTAATTACACTTACTGAACTATTTACTGTTGATGTTAGTAGAGTGCTAGAAGAAACAGAGGActtcaaaggagaagaaaggatgtgCGAAGTTTTATCTATCATGTGGCCCAAATTACCACTGCAGGCAGGCTGGCCTAATGTAAGTTTGAGATTTTTCCCCACAGATGGATTAAAGTCAGCTGGAATGGAAATAGAAGTGGGTGTGTGGCCAAAAGGTGGGAGACTAGATGTAGTAGTCGTTCCAGCTACTGGTGAAAAAGCAGAAGATGAAGAAGTTGTTGATTTTGGCAGCAGAAATGCCTGAAGCTGAGGAGCAAAAGTGAAAACTGAACCTGAAGATAAACTGTTGGGTGAATTTTGATCTGGATTGGTCTGTACTTTTACAACTCCAGTGTTTCCACCTCGTGTCCTAACAAGAATTGACTGTGAATCTCTTATACATACAGTTTTCAGCTCTTGCTTTGCTTCAGAACAATCAGAAGGTGGTTGTGCAAAACAGTTGAGGGAACTACCAGGATTTGTAGATCCACTTAGTGTCGTTGCTGATAAAACAGTCTGAACTGTTGAGGAAATGGTAGGTGAAGCAATGGGCTGGGGGAACGTGGCTGCTGAAACTGTATTCTTGACTTTTCCTGCTTCACTCTGGCTAGTCTTAACTGGTGgtgttaataaattatttatggaaGTTACAGGAGACAAAGGCTGTGGTCTACCACTACTCACATTTGACAAAGGTGTAATCGTCTTGTTGAAAACTGTATTAGGTAGATGGGTAGAAACACTTCCTGTTGAATTGACAAGAACTGATGCTAAAGAAGAGTTCACATTTGCTGTCTGTGGGAAAGATGAACAACGTTGTTCTGTACCTTTTTGTTGAAGTGGTGGTATTTCTTTTGCAActgcttttccttccttgtgctgAATCACAAAATTCTTGGGCAGAATGAGAACCTGCTGCAtgattttttctcctgttttaggATCCAGCACAGGTTGCATCTGAATCTTTACAGAGCTGTTATGAAGATCTATGGGCAACCACTGGCCACAGGGCATTTTGTATACCATCTGTAAAGGACCTTTTGTACTGGTGTGGCAGGTCAATGCTGGCTTTATGGGGCTTGCTTCTGGAGGAGATATAACTGGCTTTTCCACAGCAGGAGCACTTCTACCTGTGGAAGGAGGCAGTTGATTTGTTAAGGTCACTTTGTTCCCAATATTCTTTGCAAGCAAGGCCTGAATAGGTTTGGTCCCTTTCTGGAGAGTAGACACTGGTGTTGATTCCACTGAGGCAAATGACTCTGGAAACAGTGGCTCTGCATGCTTTGATTCATTCAAACAGTCAATCTGCAAATTTCCATCTACATTCTCAACTGTTGTCTCAGTTGTGCTtaactttgctttctttcttgggGAAAGCTCTTTTGTGCTATCATCCAGATAACTAGTTTGTTTGGACTGTCGTTTAAGGGTTTTAGGCAGTGTCTTCGGTCCATCTTTAGAAGGCAATTCCTTTTTCAACAACTTGCTTCTGGCCATAGGAAAATCTATTTCTGACAATTTCATATCATCTGGAAAAAAACCAAgcattctgtttatataaaacaGCAACTGAATAGCAATAATAAAAccaattataaaaaagaaagtcaatcTTTGAACTGACAATTTATTAAGAAATCTACTACACGGTGATTCAAGTCTCAGCGCTACTGACGAAAATTAAGGTAAGGTGACCTGTGACATGGTAATGTTGATATCATAGTCCCCAAAACAAcctattttgagaaaattatttttggtcAAATTCTGCTAATTCTGCTGCCAATACAAGtgcaaaaggaaattttacatcttttaaagAGATACTCAAGCCAGCAATTAGGGCTCAGAATTTAGATCTGGAAAGGAACCTAGTCTAGTTCTCTTCTTCTAGATAGAGAAATCTTGATATCAAAGAGAGATGGTTCTCTGTTCTAATCTATTTTTAGAAACTGTAAAGTATGAAAAATGTTCAGCTTTTTCTGGCGTTTAATTATTCCTACAGTAAAAAATTTATGTttgggtctggccccatggccgaatggttaagtttgcgtgctccgcttcagtggcccagggtttcaccggttcggatcctgggggcggacatggcaccactcatcaggtcacactgaggcagcgtcccacatagaacaaccagaggcattcacaaccagaatatacaactacatactgagGGGacttgggcagaagaagaagaagaaaaaagaagactggcaagagatgttagctcaggtgccaatgtttaaaaaaaatttatgttcataTCTGGTCAAACTGTGTTGAtgagaaattattctttttcaattcaCCAAAGACATGGAAAAGAATGGGTTAATACGTTTCTAACTACAAATTTGCATACTAACCTCTTTCATGACTAAAGGAAGCTATTTAACTAGATTTACAGAATAATATAATCTGATGAGTTGAAATGAATTACAGATAATCTAATCCAGCCTCCTGATCAGAATGATGTCTCTGGTCTCATTAGGCCATCAACCTTtgtcattcctcacaaaaaaatctTCACAGTGTTAGGGACTTGCTGAGTTCCATCTAAAGCAAATGTCAGAAATAGTGCttcaaaaatagcaataataaaaaaaagaggatgaaCCTATTTCAAAGGAATTGTAGATCAAGGATGTGTGGTCTGTAATGAGCAATGATATACCTATTGTCTGGAGTCAGGCATTGGCTCCAGGAACTCCTAGAAATGTAATAATGACTCCAAAGAACCTTTTATAAGGATATAGTACACCTTCAAAACATACCAGCTTTCCCCAATCAATATACTTCATTAACCAGATTATCCTTTATTTCCACAAAAGATACTAAAACGTCTCTTTGTGCTTTTAGTGTTGATTTGAAGAAAGTTTTAAAGCCTACCTGAATCAAAGTGATCTTTCTCCAGGATATCTAGAGATTCCGTTGAGTCTATAGACTTACTGAATTCTACTTTAGGAGATTCTTTTCCAGGATCTCCTTCACCTTCTTCAGTAGTCCATAGTTCTCTAGTAAATTTATCATGATCAGGCTGCCTTCTGAAATCATCATAGTCTCTCTTTAGGCGGctcctgaaataaaataaaatgcccgACATAACAAACAAATATATGTCTTTTAAAGTACTGGAAGCTAAACTAACTTTTAACGTTTTAaacaatatattgaaatattttcaattctgtCAGTGAAAACTATGTTTTAATCTCAAGTGTGTCTAAGATGCTTAGtttggtcttgacaatgattaTCACTCAAGAAGACAAAACCCAGGGTGCAGGCATAAGAAACTGAAGAGATTATACCTGCAATTTCAGAATAAAGTACTTCAACATACCACCCATTTGTCTTTCTAAAGGCTGCTATTAGACCTATTAAATGagagaaagattattttttttctagctgCATTGACAGAAATAGATTTGAGATAGCCTTAAAATTACTGATTATAATATAGTTAAAAGGTTGTTTAAAAAAGTTAATCAAGAAATTCTAAGAAACAGCATCATTTTCAACTATTATCCggagtaaaacaaaaaaacctatcGTTTAATCCTGAGAGTAATCATATCTAAACTTTTGAGTCTcactagaaatatatttttaataagcataAGGAAACATAGCTGAAAAGTGATCTTTCAGAGATTCTTTTC contains these protein-coding regions:
- the BRD10 gene encoding uncharacterized bromodomain-containing protein 10 isoform X4; the encoded protein is MVQVLRQEEQLRAKEEKRLREQERKEAEEASQKEIEEWERKLLAQAAPTCMETLWEIPAIGHFLCLAQQILNLPEIVFYELERCLLMPQCNAFLSKIMTSLLSPPHRRPTLHRRPTLPYRTWEAALRQKVQQWYTAVGQTENPDNCAEKLGLCPQFFKVLGEVNPLEEKPFHELPFYQKVWLLKGLCDFVYETQKEVQDAVLGQPIHECREVILGYDYLENAYVHFPQFCGADVRIYKQRPFQAPEFPVPPIKIQRVPRIKLEKLKCDYVSTSNGEHRCSREGLPSAFKKEQEINFDPTCCPAKMNLDNHDISVEMEVKSSCEIRICRPYEIKKTDCCKENLEKPGSPGEVTGFGEPLSPGEIRFIENQEKYGEASRVKPEPSPLKENALKSCQIHVNGSHSDHPEINCHKVVRDILLEQSLQSHKKLKLTKMRAKKKKKKKKKLKDVLNENLQRKREGLHSLAFKSYKPEIQNKLLIIKKKAKHKKHKSGKKSISKKAITKKRKTVTKSPTVPEFQLICTNLDELRELITKIENELKDLENSRKKSGKWYHRRQAVKELHSTLIRLLNELLPWEPKLMKAFQRNRSRLKRDYDDFRRQPDHDKFTRELWTTEEGEGDPGKESPKVEFSKSIDSTESLDILEKDHFDSDDMKLSEIDFPMARSKLLKKELPSKDGPKTLPKTLKRQSKQTSYLDDSTKELSPRKKAKLSTTETTVENVDGNLQIDCLNESKHAEPLFPESFASVESTPVSTLQKGTKPIQALLAKNIGNKVTLTNQLPPSTGRSAPAVEKPVISPPEASPIKPALTCHTSTKGPLQMVYKMPCGQWLPIDLHNSSVKIQMQPVLDPKTGEKIMQQVLILPKNFVIQHKEGKAVAKEIPPLQQKGTEQRCSSFPQTANVNSSLASVLVNSTGSVSTHLPNTVFNKTITPLSNVSSGRPQPLSPVTSINNLLTPPVKTSQSEAGKVKNTVSAATFPQPIASPTISSTVQTVLSATTLSGSTNPGSSLNCFAQPPSDCSEAKQELKTVCIRDSQSILVRTRGGNTGVVKVQTNPDQNSPNSLSSGSVFTFAPQLQAFLLPKSTTSSSSAFSPVAGTTTTSSLPPFGHTPTSISIPADFNPSVGKNLKLTLGQPACSGNLGHMIDKTSHILSSPLKSSVSSSTLLTSTVNSSVSVISISTGNFGQTNANIIHTPTKQQQVDYITKSYPVTRSEATAATNGDVISGTPVQKLMLVSAPSVLSSGSGTAINVTPAPTSTGVSAQKLVFINAPIPSGASTPTIVAEPLKQTLPPPLNKTYVKTPEQPQIVLIPSTVGAPIKINSSPTVSQIKDVKIGLNIGQAIVNTSGSVPAIPSINILQNVTPKGEEKSTKGYVLPLSTSGNSIPVSSNIVSQNITPVNESVVSTARAVNMFSVTGANVSLGSLSVTSTSASVGTRPPVLVSGNDTSSRIMPILSNRLCTSNLGNTVAISTVKTGHLASSVLISTTQPTVSPKCLTSALQIPVTVALPTPVTVSPKIINTVPQVATVPGATRSVSVSKRQSRTSVQFQSPGISTTVPTNINTNKPQTELPSLSPSPGKIINISNFASLPNQQMSPALVKSTPSYTSAPSGSAIHTATAPSNVTSVVGGQFSEPCIQQKIVINTSTPLAPGTQIMINGTRFIVPPQGLGAGSHVLLISANPKYGLPLVLNSGQSIQPTPVDNPTQKVTLASNNSLSGQPVKHSLRNSTKIVNSLGNASCLPTVHTTPQIINTTAKVSFPPPTPTVSLTSVIKSPPATLLAKTSLVSAICSSNPPLPTSTSVFHLDTSVKKLLVSPEGAILNTINTPASKVSSLSSSLSQIVVSASRNPASVFPAFQSSGLEKPDTAAS